From Halotia branconii CENA392, the proteins below share one genomic window:
- the dnaN gene encoding DNA polymerase III subunit beta: MKLVCAQSDLSTNLSLVSRAVPSRPNHPVLANILLQADAETNQVSLTAFDLSLGIRTSFNAEVWQGGAIALPARLLVDITSRLPEGEITLDDESAETSGEGLIVTLTPKSGHYQVRAMGAEEFPELPVIDNTEPLNLTTAALIEGLRGSLFATSSDETKQVLTGVHLTVKQDTLEFAATDGHRLAVVETTNESPLGGSDELEVTVPARALRELQRMLAHNAASDEAIALYLDQGQVVFAWQNQRLTSRTLDGQYPAYRQLIPRQFERQVTIERRQFISTLERIAVLADQKNNIVKISIDNTAQEITLSCEAQDVGSGRESMSAQISGEDIEIAFNIKYLMEGLKELPSSEIQMHLNQSLTPVIFTPLGGLKMTYLAMPVQLRN; encoded by the coding sequence ATGAAATTAGTTTGCGCCCAAAGCGATCTCAGTACAAATCTCTCCCTCGTCAGCCGTGCTGTACCTTCACGACCGAATCATCCGGTACTTGCCAATATACTGTTGCAAGCGGATGCTGAAACTAACCAAGTCAGCTTAACAGCCTTTGATCTCAGCTTAGGTATCCGTACCAGCTTTAATGCTGAAGTGTGGCAAGGAGGAGCGATCGCTCTACCTGCAAGGCTCCTTGTAGACATTACTTCTCGACTACCAGAAGGTGAAATCACCCTAGATGATGAATCAGCCGAAACATCTGGGGAAGGTTTAATTGTAACCCTGACACCAAAAAGCGGACATTATCAAGTCCGAGCAATGGGAGCTGAAGAATTTCCCGAATTACCAGTAATCGACAATACCGAACCACTGAACCTAACTACTGCTGCCTTAATTGAGGGATTAAGAGGTTCTTTGTTTGCCACTAGTTCAGATGAAACCAAGCAAGTACTGACTGGTGTGCATCTGACAGTTAAACAAGACACATTAGAATTTGCAGCTACCGATGGACATCGTTTAGCAGTAGTGGAAACTACTAATGAAAGTCCTCTTGGTGGTAGTGATGAGCTAGAAGTAACAGTGCCAGCTAGAGCATTACGTGAATTACAGCGGATGTTAGCTCATAACGCTGCCTCAGATGAAGCGATCGCTTTATATTTAGATCAAGGTCAAGTCGTATTTGCTTGGCAAAATCAACGTTTAACTAGCCGTACCTTAGATGGTCAATATCCCGCTTATCGGCAATTGATTCCCCGCCAATTTGAGCGTCAAGTCACAATTGAGCGACGACAATTTATCAGCACTTTAGAGCGAATTGCCGTGCTAGCTGATCAAAAAAATAATATCGTTAAAATCAGCATTGACAACACAGCCCAGGAAATTACCTTATCTTGTGAAGCTCAAGATGTGGGTAGTGGTAGAGAATCAATGTCTGCCCAAATATCTGGGGAAGATATAGAAATTGCTTTTAATATTAAGTATTTAATGGAAGGATTGAAAGAATTACCATCCTCAGAAATTCAAATGCATCTCAATCAAAGCCTTACCCCAGTGATTTTTACACCACTGGGTGGTTTGAAGATGACTTATTTAGCAATGCCTGTGCAACTTAGAAATTAG
- a CDS encoding GNAT family N-acetyltransferase, producing the protein MLIIKDEITVRIMQDKIEDYQLMAKWLTDETVLQFYEGKDNPFPLDKIIENYKPMVMRDDPVIPCLVYYHNFPIGYIQYCLLNDLSETDRQTYSLEQTDNVYGIDLFIGETNYWNQGIGTKILSVFVNYIFEQLQADKIVIDPHVDNLRAIRCYEKCGFVKVKLLPAHELHEGKYLDCWLMATDRKSRSV; encoded by the coding sequence ATGTTAATTATAAAAGACGAAATTACTGTGCGTATAATGCAAGATAAAATTGAAGATTATCAGTTAATGGCAAAATGGTTAACTGATGAGACAGTCTTACAATTTTATGAAGGAAAAGATAATCCTTTCCCTTTAGATAAAATTATTGAAAATTACAAACCAATGGTAATGAGAGACGATCCTGTGATACCTTGTCTTGTCTACTATCATAATTTTCCTATTGGTTACATACAATATTGTTTACTAAATGATTTATCAGAAACTGACAGGCAAACATATAGCTTAGAGCAAACTGATAATGTCTATGGAATTGATTTATTTATAGGAGAAACAAATTATTGGAATCAGGGAATTGGCACAAAAATATTATCAGTATTTGTCAACTATATTTTTGAACAATTACAAGCTGATAAAATTGTCATCGATCCGCATGTTGACAATCTTCGTGCTATCCGCTGCTATGAAAAATGTGGTTTTGTGAAAGTGAAGCTATTACCTGCTCATGAACTGCATGAAGGGAAATACTTAGATTGTTGGCTGATGGCAACAGACCGAAAAAGTAGGTCGGTGTAA
- a CDS encoding peptidoglycan-binding domain-containing protein — MKLQDFLGKEDKWGFEAIAQDLELARQIQILLIGLSLLEPPADSKFGPISAASLKKFQELTKTGETEFLGAVTAKKLIETKPEDLPQPPLKLGNDIASRIVKYMLAENYQVFTAPKQYNIVYIEGMNGDWSLNSDASNQFNDRRIVIEVVDGVPKIVDHWQATTEPGAYYTYNPMNPAGAARIKFGQYKSWAVGMHGSAERHEALVQVRPITVYRDFNKDFQRTADKLDTGLFYVNQHWGYDAPSNDIRNASAGCLVGRMRQGHREFMAIIKQDRRYVANSDYVFYTTIIPGDDLVKKFPR; from the coding sequence ATGAAACTACAAGATTTTCTCGGTAAAGAAGATAAATGGGGATTTGAGGCGATCGCTCAAGATTTAGAATTGGCTCGTCAGATTCAGATATTGTTAATTGGCTTGAGCCTCTTGGAACCTCCAGCCGATAGTAAGTTTGGGCCAATTTCTGCCGCATCTCTCAAAAAATTTCAAGAATTGACAAAGACTGGAGAAACTGAATTTTTAGGAGCAGTCACAGCCAAAAAATTAATTGAGACTAAACCAGAAGATCTGCCTCAACCTCCTTTAAAACTAGGTAATGATATTGCTAGCAGGATTGTAAAATATATGCTGGCAGAAAATTATCAAGTATTCACTGCACCAAAACAATACAATATTGTCTACATAGAAGGAATGAATGGGGATTGGAGTCTTAACAGTGATGCGTCCAATCAATTCAATGATCGGCGAATTGTCATCGAAGTAGTGGATGGAGTTCCCAAAATCGTGGATCACTGGCAAGCTACTACCGAACCCGGTGCATATTATACTTACAATCCCATGAATCCCGCAGGAGCCGCCAGAATTAAGTTTGGACAATATAAATCTTGGGCTGTTGGAATGCACGGCAGTGCAGAACGTCATGAAGCATTAGTGCAAGTTAGACCGATTACTGTTTACCGAGATTTCAATAAAGATTTTCAACGGACTGCCGACAAACTCGACACAGGTCTTTTTTACGTTAATCAACACTGGGGTTATGATGCTCCTAGTAATGATATTAGAAATGCTAGTGCAGGTTGTTTAGTAGGACGTATGCGCCAAGGACATCGAGAATTTATGGCGATAATCAAACAAGATCGCCGCTATGTAGCTAATAGTGATTATGTTTTTTATACAACAATTATTCCTGGAGACGATTTAGTCAAGAAGTTCCCTAGATAA
- a CDS encoding IS630 family transposase: MPQYLEVIKKHVIEPKDKHKEIRYWCGDESRVGLKTELGRLITLCGIKPIGIMQWKRENFYLYGLVEPLTGEYYIWEFSHLNTACFNIFLEQFAATYPEDIHILQLDNGAFHLSQTLKIPENIILLFQPPHTPQVNPIERLWEEVKRNLSWECFANLDELRTVIWQRLEELNTSIVANITGWGFILDALFVSGFS; encoded by the coding sequence CTGCCACAATACCTAGAAGTTATAAAAAAACACGTCATAGAGCCAAAAGATAAACATAAAGAAATTAGATACTGGTGTGGTGATGAAAGCCGTGTAGGATTAAAAACAGAATTAGGAAGACTGATCACGCTTTGTGGCATTAAACCTATTGGCATCATGCAATGGAAACGAGAAAATTTCTATTTATATGGTTTAGTAGAGCCGTTAACTGGTGAGTATTATATTTGGGAATTCTCTCATCTCAACACAGCTTGCTTCAATATCTTTTTAGAACAGTTTGCAGCTACGTATCCGGAAGATATACACATACTTCAATTAGACAATGGTGCTTTTCATTTAAGCCAGACTCTTAAAATTCCAGAAAATATTATTTTATTATTTCAACCTCCACATACTCCCCAAGTCAATCCCATTGAACGTTTATGGGAAGAAGTAAAAAGGAATTTAAGTTGGGAATGCTTTGCTAATTTGGACGAGTTAAGAACAGTTATTTGGCAACGTCTTGAGGAATTAAACACATCAATTGTTGCGAATATTACAGGTTGGGGTTTTATTCTGGATGCTTTATTTGTATCAGGCTTTTCGTGA
- a CDS encoding helix-turn-helix domain-containing protein produces MVGVTKVEIKESVQQLHELLVKQKTASSRERVQALYLLKMGQVRTVQDAAFVVGRERVTVQRWLKTYTESGINGLLSTKKSPGRPPIIDGSTKEQLLKELEQPFGFKSYEEIRTWLKAVQGVRASYKVVHDTVRYRMKAKLKVPRAVGIKHNEEAELEFKKNCHNT; encoded by the coding sequence ATGGTTGGAGTCACCAAAGTCGAAATAAAAGAATCAGTCCAACAGTTGCATGAACTGCTCGTCAAACAGAAAACAGCATCAAGCCGTGAACGAGTTCAAGCTTTGTATTTACTGAAAATGGGGCAAGTAAGAACGGTACAGGATGCAGCTTTTGTCGTAGGCAGAGAAAGAGTGACAGTGCAAAGATGGTTAAAAACATATACAGAGTCGGGAATAAACGGTCTATTGTCAACAAAAAAAAGTCCAGGGCGACCGCCAATTATTGATGGTTCGACCAAAGAACAACTTTTAAAAGAACTTGAACAGCCATTTGGATTTAAAAGCTATGAAGAAATCCGAACATGGTTGAAAGCGGTTCAAGGTGTGAGAGCGTCGTATAAAGTAGTACATGATACAGTACGCTATCGAATGAAAGCGAAGTTAAAAGTACCAAGAGCAGTAGGGATAAAACACAATGAAGAAGCAGAATTAGAATTTAAAAAAAACTGCCACAATACCTAG
- a CDS encoding helix-turn-helix domain-containing protein gives MSKKYQINLSESQRQELLALVKKGSAKAREIRRAHTLLMAADGKTDEIIAEILHISVATVERTRKQFCNENLAATLTEKKRPGKPRNTNSLKV, from the coding sequence ATGAGCAAGAAGTATCAAATAAATCTGAGCGAATCACAGAGGCAAGAACTACTTGCTCTAGTAAAAAAGGGTTCTGCAAAAGCTAGAGAAATTCGACGCGCACACACATTATTAATGGCTGCGGATGGTAAGACTGATGAAATAATAGCAGAAATATTACACATATCAGTAGCAACAGTTGAGCGAACTCGTAAACAGTTCTGTAATGAAAATTTAGCAGCGACATTAACAGAGAAAAAGCGACCGGGAAAGCCACGTAATACCAATTCACTAAAAGTATGA
- a CDS encoding sulfite exporter TauE/SafE family protein, with the protein MIDFNWLILVAGGLISGVIAGLLGIGGGIITIPLLVTLGYTPVQAIATSSLAIVITSISGSLQNWWMGYFDWKRVIYLGIPAFLTTGIGVYFANIIPPYIILFTFGIILLANIYLIELRKELVLKQAENTTLEFNPLLSKIGTGGAAGILAGFFGLGGGTIMVPLQILLLGEDIKVAIQTSLGVIVITALAACTGHTLAGNILFVQGLILGCGGLLGVQMSTRVLPKLPDVTVSLVLRIFLGILSIYVFWESWVNYQ; encoded by the coding sequence ATGATCGACTTTAATTGGTTGATTTTGGTAGCTGGAGGTCTAATCTCTGGAGTCATCGCCGGACTTTTAGGTATAGGTGGCGGGATTATCACAATTCCCCTTTTAGTTACCTTAGGTTATACACCTGTGCAAGCGATCGCAACTAGTAGTCTTGCTATTGTGATTACTTCAATTTCTGGAAGTTTGCAGAATTGGTGGATGGGTTACTTTGACTGGAAACGGGTAATTTATTTAGGGATTCCAGCTTTTTTAACTACTGGCATAGGAGTGTATTTCGCTAATATAATTCCACCTTACATCATACTTTTTACATTCGGCATCATACTATTAGCTAATATCTATTTGATAGAGCTGCGTAAAGAACTGGTCTTAAAACAAGCAGAGAATACAACACTAGAATTTAACCCATTACTTTCTAAAATTGGCACTGGGGGAGCAGCAGGAATTTTAGCAGGCTTTTTTGGCTTAGGTGGCGGGACAATTATGGTTCCGTTGCAAATATTGCTATTAGGAGAAGACATTAAAGTAGCAATTCAAACTAGTCTGGGTGTGATTGTGATTACTGCTTTAGCTGCTTGTACAGGACACACATTAGCAGGAAATATTTTATTTGTTCAAGGTCTAATTTTAGGTTGTGGAGGTCTTTTAGGCGTTCAAATGAGTACTCGCGTATTGCCAAAACTACCAGATGTTACTGTCAGTCTTGTACTGCGTATCTTCTTAGGAATCTTATCAATTTATGTTTTTTGGGAATCTTGGGTAAATTATCAATGA